In Carassius auratus strain Wakin chromosome 39, ASM336829v1, whole genome shotgun sequence, a genomic segment contains:
- the LOC113058062 gene encoding transforming growth factor-beta-induced protein ig-h3-like isoform X1 — MKRLTWFALAVTLIATGFAVKTPYQAVLQHSRIRGRPHGPNVCAMQNIQGSDKKYFTNCKQWYHRKICGKPTVVSYECCPGYEKVIGEKGCPAALPLVNIYKTLGVVGASTTKMYSERANLQEEIEGPGSFTFFAPSNEAWAALPMEILDALVSNVNIELLNALHYHMINKRLTSDDLKHGTSFPSMYQDLDVHIHHYSNGIVTVNCARLVKTDQHATNGIVHVVDRVITAITNNVNSLIDTDDDLDTLRTAVAAAGLTNLLENEGSYTIFAPTNEAFEKIPPETLTRILGDPLALKDLLNYHIVKNLHCSESIVAGTPLETLQGTVLEVGCDGEEMTINGKAIVAQRDKLGTNGVIHYVNELLIPDSAKTLLELAEGSVVTTASKLFKDAGLTDHLIGSEAVTLLAPLNDAFKDKSLAMTPDMKKLLRNHILKEKFSSKSLYHGQELETLGGVKLRVFVFRNNLCIENACIAAHDKNGRFANMFIIDKLLTPPMGTVMDVLKADDRFSTLVGNIQRAGLTELLNKKGSYTFFAPTNAAFSAIPPADLNRLMRDPKELANLLKYHIGEDFLVSGAVTSHTRVTPLTGDKLELGTRNSTIYVNRVPVVEADLMATNGVVHAVGVIVKPLPPKILSDQAEGSTIRRTSAVWAGSQVIKNEDLFQKVLRSQSSRTMSRVQ; from the exons CCCCAATGTTTGTGCTATGCAGAATATTCAAGGATCGGATAAGAAGTACTTCACCAACTGCAAGCAATGGTATCACCGCAAAATATGTGGCAAACCAAC GGTGGTCAGCTATGAGTGCTGTCCTGGTTATGAGAAGGTGATTGGAGAAAAAGGCTGTCCAGCAG CTTTACCTCTGGTGAACATCTATAAAACCCTGGGTGTGGTTGGAGCCAGTACTACCAAGATGTACTCTGAAAGAGCCAATTTGCAGGAGGAGATCGAAGGTCCCGGCAGCTTCACATTCTTTGCTCCAAGCAATGAGGCTTGGGCTGCACTTCCCATG GAAATTCTGGATGCCCTGGTGAGCAACGTCAACATTGAACTCCTCAACGCTCTGCACTACCACATGATCAACAAACGCTTGACGTCTGACGATCTTAAGCATGGCACGTCGTTCCCCTCAATGTACCAGGACTTGGATGTTCACATCCACCATTATTCTAATGGA ATTGTGACGGTGAACTGTGCAAGGCTTGTGAAGACAGACCAGCATGCCACCAATGGAATTGTGCATGTTGTTGACAGAGTCATAACAGCCATTACCAATAATGTCAACTCTTTGATTGATACCGATGATGACCTGGACACTCTGCGG ACGGCAGTTGCTGCAGCTGGTCTCACCAATCTTTTGGAGAATGAGGGTTCCTACACTATCTTTGCTCCAACCAATGAAGCCTTTGAGAAGATTCCTCCAGAAACACTGACCAGAATTTTGGGAGACCCACTTGCTCTCAAAG ATCTGCTGAATTACCACATTGTTAAGAACTTGCACTGCTCTGAGTCCATTGTGGCTGGAACACCTCTGGAGACCCTGCAGGGAACAGTGCTCGAAGTCGGCTGCGACGGCGAAGAGATGACCATCAACGGCAAAGCCATCGTCGCGCAGAGAGATAAGCTTGGAACCAATGGAGTCATTCACTACGTCAATGAACTCCTCATACCTGACTCAG CTAAGACCCTCCTGGAGCTTGCAGAGGGATCAGTTGTTACGACAGCCTCCaagctttttaaagatgctggTCTTACTGATCATCTCATTGGCTCCGAGGCTGTGACTTTATTAGCTCCGCTGAACGATGCTTTTAAAG ACAAGAGTTTGGCCATGACACCCGACATGAAGAAACTGCTGAGAAACCACATTCTCAAGGAGAAGTTTTCCTCCAAGAGCCTTTACCATGGACAAGAGCTGGAGACCCTTGGTGGAGTAAAACTTCGAGTGTTTGTGTTCAGAAAT AACCTGTGCATTGAGAACGCCTGCATTGCTGCACACGACAAAAATGGCCGCTTTGCAAATATGTTCATCATTGACAAGCTCTTGACACCCCCCATGGGAACTGTCATGGACGTCCTGAAGGCTGATGATCGCTTCAG cactttggttggCAACATTCAGAGAGCAGGCCTGACCGAGCTCCTGAACAAAAAAGGGAGCTACACTTTCTTCGCCCCCACCAATGCTGCCTTCAGTGCAATACCCCCCGCCGACCTCAACAGACTCATGA GAGACCCCAAGGAGCTGGCAAACCTTCTCAAATACCACATTGGTGAAGATTTCCTGGTCAGCGGCGCTGTGACCTCACATACCAGAGTGACGCCCCTGACAGGAGATAAACTGGAGCTAGGCACT CGTAACTCCACTATATACGTGAACAGGGTGCCAGTTGTCGAGGCTGATCTGATGGCTACCAATGGAGTTGTTCATGCTGTTGGTGTAATCGTAAAACCACTGC CTCCTAAAATTCTGAGTGATCAGGCTGAAGGCTCAACAATCAGACGCACCTCTGCTGTGTGG gcTGGGTCTCAGGTAATAAAAAATG AAGATCTCTTCCAGAAGGTCCTGAGAAGCCAGAGCAGCAGAACAATGTCTCGTGTCCAGTAA
- the LOC113058062 gene encoding transforming growth factor-beta-induced protein ig-h3-like isoform X2 produces MKRLTWFALAVTLIATGFAVKTPYQAVLQHSRIRGRPHGPNVCAMQNIQGSDKKYFTNCKQWYHRKICGKPTVVSYECCPGYEKVIGEKGCPAALPLVNIYKTLGVVGASTTKMYSERANLQEEIEGPGSFTFFAPSNEAWAALPMEILDALVSNVNIELLNALHYHMINKRLTSDDLKHGTSFPSMYQDLDVHIHHYSNGIVTVNCARLVKTDQHATNGIVHVVDRVITAITNNVNSLIDTDDDLDTLRTAVAAAGLTNLLENEGSYTIFAPTNEAFEKIPPETLTRILGDPLALKDLLNYHIVKNLHCSESIVAGTPLETLQGTVLEVGCDGEEMTINGKAIVAQRDKLGTNGVIHYVNELLIPDSAKTLLELAEGSVVTTASKLFKDAGLTDHLIGSEAVTLLAPLNDAFKDKSLAMTPDMKKLLRNHILKEKFSSKSLYHGQELETLGGVKLRVFVFRNNLCIENACIAAHDKNGRFANMFIIDKLLTPPMGTVMDVLKADDRFSTLVGNIQRAGLTELLNKKGSYTFFAPTNAAFSAIPPADLNRLMRDPKELANLLKYHIGEDFLVSGAVTSHTRVTPLTGDKLELGTRNSTIYVNRVPVVEADLMATNGVVHAVGVIVKPLPPKILSDQAEGSTIRRTSAVWAGSQVIKNDLFQKVLRSQSSRTMSRVQ; encoded by the exons CCCCAATGTTTGTGCTATGCAGAATATTCAAGGATCGGATAAGAAGTACTTCACCAACTGCAAGCAATGGTATCACCGCAAAATATGTGGCAAACCAAC GGTGGTCAGCTATGAGTGCTGTCCTGGTTATGAGAAGGTGATTGGAGAAAAAGGCTGTCCAGCAG CTTTACCTCTGGTGAACATCTATAAAACCCTGGGTGTGGTTGGAGCCAGTACTACCAAGATGTACTCTGAAAGAGCCAATTTGCAGGAGGAGATCGAAGGTCCCGGCAGCTTCACATTCTTTGCTCCAAGCAATGAGGCTTGGGCTGCACTTCCCATG GAAATTCTGGATGCCCTGGTGAGCAACGTCAACATTGAACTCCTCAACGCTCTGCACTACCACATGATCAACAAACGCTTGACGTCTGACGATCTTAAGCATGGCACGTCGTTCCCCTCAATGTACCAGGACTTGGATGTTCACATCCACCATTATTCTAATGGA ATTGTGACGGTGAACTGTGCAAGGCTTGTGAAGACAGACCAGCATGCCACCAATGGAATTGTGCATGTTGTTGACAGAGTCATAACAGCCATTACCAATAATGTCAACTCTTTGATTGATACCGATGATGACCTGGACACTCTGCGG ACGGCAGTTGCTGCAGCTGGTCTCACCAATCTTTTGGAGAATGAGGGTTCCTACACTATCTTTGCTCCAACCAATGAAGCCTTTGAGAAGATTCCTCCAGAAACACTGACCAGAATTTTGGGAGACCCACTTGCTCTCAAAG ATCTGCTGAATTACCACATTGTTAAGAACTTGCACTGCTCTGAGTCCATTGTGGCTGGAACACCTCTGGAGACCCTGCAGGGAACAGTGCTCGAAGTCGGCTGCGACGGCGAAGAGATGACCATCAACGGCAAAGCCATCGTCGCGCAGAGAGATAAGCTTGGAACCAATGGAGTCATTCACTACGTCAATGAACTCCTCATACCTGACTCAG CTAAGACCCTCCTGGAGCTTGCAGAGGGATCAGTTGTTACGACAGCCTCCaagctttttaaagatgctggTCTTACTGATCATCTCATTGGCTCCGAGGCTGTGACTTTATTAGCTCCGCTGAACGATGCTTTTAAAG ACAAGAGTTTGGCCATGACACCCGACATGAAGAAACTGCTGAGAAACCACATTCTCAAGGAGAAGTTTTCCTCCAAGAGCCTTTACCATGGACAAGAGCTGGAGACCCTTGGTGGAGTAAAACTTCGAGTGTTTGTGTTCAGAAAT AACCTGTGCATTGAGAACGCCTGCATTGCTGCACACGACAAAAATGGCCGCTTTGCAAATATGTTCATCATTGACAAGCTCTTGACACCCCCCATGGGAACTGTCATGGACGTCCTGAAGGCTGATGATCGCTTCAG cactttggttggCAACATTCAGAGAGCAGGCCTGACCGAGCTCCTGAACAAAAAAGGGAGCTACACTTTCTTCGCCCCCACCAATGCTGCCTTCAGTGCAATACCCCCCGCCGACCTCAACAGACTCATGA GAGACCCCAAGGAGCTGGCAAACCTTCTCAAATACCACATTGGTGAAGATTTCCTGGTCAGCGGCGCTGTGACCTCACATACCAGAGTGACGCCCCTGACAGGAGATAAACTGGAGCTAGGCACT CGTAACTCCACTATATACGTGAACAGGGTGCCAGTTGTCGAGGCTGATCTGATGGCTACCAATGGAGTTGTTCATGCTGTTGGTGTAATCGTAAAACCACTGC CTCCTAAAATTCTGAGTGATCAGGCTGAAGGCTCAACAATCAGACGCACCTCTGCTGTGTGG gcTGGGTCTCAGGTAATAAAAAATG ATCTCTTCCAGAAGGTCCTGAGAAGCCAGAGCAGCAGAACAATGTCTCGTGTCCAGTAA